TTCGCCTCTCTGCAACACCGCGGCAATCTGCGTTATGATGAGATGCTCTCGGTTTTCAATTGCGGTTACGGCTATCTGATGATGGTGCGAGAAGAAGACGTTGAAAAGACGCTTTCCATGCTCGATGCCGGATTAAACGCCTATCGCAGCCGAGTTATAAGTGAGCTCGAGAAAACCTTTGTGAGCATGCGCGGAACCTGTCGCCCCTCGGAATCGTTTCTGCGCCCTCCGGCCGTGATCGGTCGCATAAAGAAAAAGCAGGGCAGCGACGCCTCCGTGCATTTTCTTTGATGTGAGAGCGCATCGGTCGCAGGCCGATAACGTTGCAGCACCTGAATCGCAAAACCTGACATGCAGAATCTGAAAGGAAAATTCCCCGAAGAGCTTGCCGAGGAATTCCGGCAGATGGGCCTGCCAGCCTATCGCGGCAAGCAGGCCTTCATGCGCATCTACAGGCATCGAGCGACGTCCATCGACGACTTCTCAGAATTCCCGAAAGAGCTGCGCGAGGCGCTCGCGCCGGCCTTCAGACGACTCAGTATGCTTGAGCGATCCGATGCTCCAGGCGGAACGGAGAAGTTCATCTTCGACTATGCGCCCGATAACGAAAAGAGTTCGCGCTTTCGCAGCTTTGAAAGCGTCTGGATCGTCAGCAAGGAACGACGCACCGCCTGCATTTCAAGCCAATCCGGATGCACGCTGAACTGCGCCTTCTGCGCCACGGGCACCCTGCCCTTTTCGGGTAACCTTGAGGCCTGGATGATCGTCGATCAGGTCTACGAGCTCTTGCATGCGCGTCCCGATGAGACGCTGACTAACATCGTATTTATGGGCATGGGCGAGCCCTTTCATAACTACGACAACGCCCTGAAGGCCGCTCATCTGCTCAATCATCCGCATGGCCTGGCGCTTGGAGCGCGGCATATCACGCTTTCAACGGCCGGCGTCGTTCCGATGATCCATCGCTTCATCGACGAGAAGCAGCCGTTCAACCTGGCCATCTCTCTCAATCATCCCGATCCCGAACAGCGCGGTCAGGTTATGGATATCGATCTCAAGTATCCGCTCGAAGAGCTTATCGACGCGGCGCGAAGACTGAACCGCGAGCTGAACCGTCCCGTTATGTTCGAGTACGTGATGATTCCCGAAAAGAACATGGATGCGGCCAATCTGAAGCGCCTGATACAGATCACCCGGCGTGTAAACTGCAAGATCAATCTCATCCCTCTCAATACGAATCTTCAGGGATGGCGGCGTCCCACCGAAGAAGAGGCCGCCGAATTTCAGATCGCTCTGCGCAACGCCGGCATCCTTGCCTTTAACAGAGGCTCTCCAGGACGCGAAGTGGACGGAGCCTGCGGCATGCTGGCCTTCCAGCGCCTGAACGCCGGCAAAAGCTAAATTCGCTTTACGGCCGCGTCATTCGGGCATTCCTGACCTATGGTTCAGGCTCCGACGGCAGAGGAACTTCTTGAACGATTGAAGGGATTTCTCGAAGTCCATACGAAGTCCCGTATTCTGAAGTCCGACGTTCCGACGATGCTTATGTATATACGAGCCTGCCATGCGAATCAGAACAAGAAGCCGAAAGATCAGACGATCAACTTCCTTCTGTTGCGGTTTCGCGAACAGGTACTCGATCAGGCTCCCGACGAGCGGCAGCGCATCATCGGCGACTTCCTGATCGACGAAATGAACAAATTCTACAACTAAAACCACAAACGCCTTCCGGAGAAGATAATGAAAGACGCCATCCTTTCTTCGCGCATGAATCACATCGACACGTCATTGATTCGAAAGATGTTCGATCTTGCCGGCGATCTGAAGAATCCGATCAATCTTTCCATCGGCCAGCCGCATTTTCCGGCGCCGCGAAACATCGTCGATGCGGCGGCAAAGGCGCTCACAGAGGGCCGCACGGCCTATACGCAGACGCAGGGTATACCGCAGCTTCGCGAGGCGATGGCGGCCCACTTTCGCGAGAAGAACGGCATTGCAACGCAGGCCGATCGCGTGCTTATCAGCTCGGGCGTTTCGAGTCTTCTTCAGCTGCTTTTTATGGCGACGATCGATCCCGGCGACAGGGTGCTGCTTGTTTCGCCCGCTTTTCTCATTTATCGAGGCCTCGTTTCTTTTTTCAGAGCCGAAGAAACGCTTCTTCCGCAAACCTTCGCCGCTGACGATCTGAAGAAGATCCCGAAAGATCGACTGAAGCTCATCATCTACTCCAGTCCGTCTAACCCCACGGGCTATATCATGAAGGCCGAACAGATCAAAGCCCTCGCCGATCTGGCCGAAGAAACGGGAGCGCTGCTCGTATCTGATGAGATCTATGCCCTGTTCGATTACGATAAGAAATTTATCAGCGCCGGGTCGATCTATCCCGAGACGCTCACTCTTTTCGGATTCTCGAAATCCTACAGCATGACGGGCCTGCGCCTGTCGGCGGCGACGGGCCCGCAGACGATCATGAAGGCGATGACGACGCTGCAGCAGTATA
This region of Leptonema illini DSM 21528 genomic DNA includes:
- the rlmN gene encoding 23S rRNA (adenine(2503)-C(2))-methyltransferase RlmN → MQNLKGKFPEELAEEFRQMGLPAYRGKQAFMRIYRHRATSIDDFSEFPKELREALAPAFRRLSMLERSDAPGGTEKFIFDYAPDNEKSSRFRSFESVWIVSKERRTACISSQSGCTLNCAFCATGTLPFSGNLEAWMIVDQVYELLHARPDETLTNIVFMGMGEPFHNYDNALKAAHLLNHPHGLALGARHITLSTAGVVPMIHRFIDEKQPFNLAISLNHPDPEQRGQVMDIDLKYPLEELIDAARRLNRELNRPVMFEYVMIPEKNMDAANLKRLIQITRRVNCKINLIPLNTNLQGWRRPTEEEAAEFQIALRNAGILAFNRGSPGREVDGACGMLAFQRLNAGKS
- a CDS encoding pyridoxal phosphate-dependent aminotransferase: MKDAILSSRMNHIDTSLIRKMFDLAGDLKNPINLSIGQPHFPAPRNIVDAAAKALTEGRTAYTQTQGIPQLREAMAAHFREKNGIATQADRVLISSGVSSLLQLLFMATIDPGDRVLLVSPAFLIYRGLVSFFRAEETLLPQTFAADDLKKIPKDRLKLIIYSSPSNPTGYIMKAEQIKALADLAEETGALLVSDEIYALFDYDKKFISAGSIYPETLTLFGFSKSYSMTGLRLSAATGPQTIMKAMTTLQQYTVVCAPSAVQWAGVEALKTDMTPYVDDYRKKRDLIRAGLQGVTEFYEPEGAFYLFAKVPGEDMAFCERAIKEKELLVVPGRIFTNETNWIRISYAAEESVLHRGIDALKELMK